Proteins from a single region of Flavobacterium sp. YJ01:
- a CDS encoding F0F1 ATP synthase subunit epsilon, whose translation MILEIVSPEAKLFSGEVTSVTLPGVDGSFQILNHHAPIVSILEKGTIKIAAPSFNFSKEAADKFTKVNDQTYTLEIKSGTIEMKDNKIIVLVD comes from the coding sequence ATGATTTTAGAAATAGTATCACCAGAAGCTAAATTATTTTCAGGAGAAGTAACTTCAGTTACTTTGCCAGGAGTTGATGGAAGCTTTCAGATTTTAAATCATCACGCGCCAATTGTTTCTATTTTAGAAAAAGGAACAATTAAAATTGCAGCTCCTAGCTTCAATTTTTCTAAAGAGGCTGCAGATAAATTCACGAAAGTAAATGACCAAACTTATACTTTAGAGATTAAGTCAGGAACAATCGAGATGAAAGACAATAAGATAATTGTATTAGTTGACTAA
- a CDS encoding NAD(P)H-binding protein has translation MKNISKIAVIGGGGKTGNYLVKHLLKEGFHLKLLLRNPKKFNIQSDNIEIVEGDALNFKSIKTLLKDCQAVLSTIGQRKGEPLVASQVTNHVLKAMNEYGIDRYVLLAGLNIDTPFDKKSSKTLMATDWMKSNFPLIQEDRQKAYKLLEESDVNWTQVRVPLIEFTDNSSEIIVNVEDCLGDKITALDISKFMAREMIESKYNRQSPFISNL, from the coding sequence ATGAAAAATATATCAAAAATCGCCGTAATTGGCGGAGGCGGTAAAACAGGAAATTATCTTGTAAAGCACTTATTAAAAGAAGGATTTCATTTAAAACTACTGCTTCGAAATCCTAAAAAATTCAATATTCAAAGTGATAATATTGAAATTGTCGAAGGCGACGCACTTAATTTTAAATCTATAAAAACATTACTAAAAGATTGTCAGGCTGTTTTGAGTACAATTGGCCAAAGAAAAGGGGAGCCTTTAGTTGCAAGTCAGGTGACGAATCATGTTTTAAAGGCAATGAATGAATACGGAATTGACCGTTATGTTCTATTGGCGGGACTTAATATTGATACTCCATTCGACAAGAAAAGCTCAAAAACACTCATGGCGACAGATTGGATGAAAAGTAATTTTCCGTTAATTCAGGAAGATCGCCAAAAGGCCTATAAACTTTTAGAAGAAAGTGATGTAAATTGGACACAGGTTCGCGTTCCTCTTATTGAGTTTACAGATAATAGTTCTGAAATAATAGTAAATGTCGAAGATTGTTTGGGAGATAAAATTACGGCTCTGGATATTTCAAAGTTTATGGCTAGAGAAATGATTGAATCAAAATATAATAGACAGTCACCTTTTATTAGTAATTTATAA
- a CDS encoding helix-turn-helix transcriptional regulator, whose amino-acid sequence MPIIVNLDVMLAKRKMRSNELAERIGITTANLSILKTGKAKAIRFSTLELICEILECQPGDIMEFVKEEE is encoded by the coding sequence ATGCCAATCATTGTAAATCTCGATGTAATGCTTGCCAAAAGAAAGATGCGTTCAAATGAATTAGCAGAACGAATTGGCATTACAACAGCAAATCTTTCGATACTGAAAACTGGAAAGGCAAAAGCTATTCGATTTTCGACCTTAGAACTCATTTGTGAAATACTCGAATGTCAGCCAGGCGATATTATGGAGTTTGTAAAGGAAGAAGAATAA
- a CDS encoding DUF2975 domain-containing protein codes for MKTNNRLITVLYVFSRLSFRFSQLILLFAIIFECIPNGTLGSWNSTMHHSKGYSITTQLQLNVPDTLIIYKNEQSKISGSVSNFYSKENDNYFNRVKNDSTLKKKYQINTFEVRDQKYLDVKNEFKNIKIQNTNSTVDLIINPKDYFLKVVLIIKSYLYLILALFVSYQCMRLFKQLRANFAFDLLLNERIKKIGYSFILFQVANLIISYIIMQYFSNIDYFHYTDSISNGRFHFMNLKPVLEYNLQIIFLGLCLVVLSKLLNHGYNLQNENDLTI; via the coding sequence ATGAAAACCAATAATAGATTGATTACTGTACTTTATGTTTTTTCTCGACTTAGTTTTAGATTTTCGCAACTTATACTATTGTTTGCTATTATCTTTGAATGCATTCCAAACGGTACTTTGGGCTCTTGGAATTCCACTATGCACCATTCAAAAGGATATAGTATAACTACTCAACTCCAGCTAAATGTTCCTGATACTTTAATTATATACAAAAACGAACAATCGAAAATCAGCGGCTCGGTTTCTAACTTCTATAGTAAAGAAAATGATAATTATTTCAATAGAGTAAAAAATGATTCAACACTTAAAAAGAAGTATCAGATAAACACTTTTGAAGTGCGAGATCAAAAATACCTTGATGTTAAAAATGAATTTAAAAATATTAAAATTCAGAACACAAACTCGACCGTCGATTTAATAATCAACCCTAAAGATTATTTTCTAAAAGTTGTTTTAATTATAAAAAGCTATTTGTATTTAATTCTAGCATTATTTGTAAGTTATCAATGCATGCGTTTATTTAAGCAATTAAGAGCTAATTTTGCATTTGACTTATTACTTAATGAAAGAATCAAAAAAATTGGATATTCTTTTATATTGTTTCAAGTTGCAAATCTGATTATAAGCTATATTATAATGCAATATTTTTCCAACATTGATTATTTTCATTATACAGATTCAATTAGTAACGGAAGATTTCATTTTATGAATTTAAAACCTGTTCTGGAATACAATTTGCAAATTATTTTTCTTGGATTATGTTTAGTAGTTTTAAGCAAATTATTAAATCACGGATACAATCTTCAGAACGAAAACGACTTAACAATATAA
- a CDS encoding 8-amino-7-oxononanoate synthase produces MELPEHLNRKIENSKEKELFRKLPIFNNLVDFSSNDYIGFSKSEYIFKHVHAYLVENEIFQNGSTGSRLISGNHSLYQITENYIAEFHDSEAALIFNSGYDANIGFFSAVPQENDVVLYDELCHASIKDGISLSAAQSHLFIHNDFEDLERLILKFHHKTIYIVTETVFSMDGDSPNLEELVALSEKYNCYLIVDEAHSFGIFGNKGEGLTQYFELHNRIFARIVTFGKALGCQGAAILGSNELRNYLINFANSFLYTTALSPYAVATILIAYQQLETENIAIEKLRQNIVFFNQQKNLLGLKPMFVHSKSAIHSPIVPGNQNIKQLAQLLQDKGFDVQAILSPRVPEGQERLRFCIHSYNSQEEINLVLELVRDFVF; encoded by the coding sequence ATGGAATTACCAGAACATTTAAATAGAAAGATTGAAAATTCTAAAGAAAAAGAGTTGTTTAGAAAACTGCCCATTTTTAATAATTTGGTAGATTTTTCTTCAAACGATTATATCGGATTTTCGAAATCAGAATACATTTTTAAACATGTTCATGCTTATTTAGTGGAAAATGAAATCTTTCAAAACGGATCAACTGGATCAAGATTAATTTCTGGTAATCATTCTCTTTATCAAATTACAGAAAATTATATAGCTGAATTTCATGACTCAGAAGCGGCTTTAATTTTTAATTCGGGTTACGATGCCAATATTGGTTTTTTTAGCGCTGTGCCGCAAGAAAATGATGTTGTTTTGTATGATGAATTGTGCCATGCTTCTATAAAAGATGGGATTTCTCTATCTGCTGCCCAATCGCATCTTTTTATCCACAATGATTTTGAAGATTTGGAGCGTCTTATTCTTAAATTTCACCATAAAACAATTTATATTGTAACTGAAACTGTCTTTTCAATGGATGGCGATAGTCCGAATTTGGAAGAATTGGTTGCACTTTCAGAAAAATACAATTGCTATTTGATTGTTGATGAAGCACACAGCTTTGGTATTTTCGGAAATAAAGGTGAAGGACTTACGCAGTATTTTGAATTGCATAATAGAATTTTTGCAAGAATTGTAACTTTTGGAAAAGCTTTAGGTTGTCAAGGAGCCGCAATTTTAGGCAGTAATGAACTTAGAAATTACTTGATCAATTTTGCAAATAGCTTTTTGTATACAACCGCTTTGTCGCCTTATGCGGTTGCAACTATTTTGATAGCGTATCAACAATTGGAAACAGAAAATATTGCAATAGAAAAACTTCGTCAAAATATTGTTTTTTTTAATCAGCAAAAGAATTTGTTGGGTTTGAAACCAATGTTTGTGCATAGTAAATCGGCAATACATTCGCCTATTGTTCCTGGAAATCAAAATATAAAACAGTTGGCTCAATTGCTTCAAGATAAAGGATTTGATGTGCAGGCTATTCTTTCGCCAAGAGTTCCAGAAGGTCAGGAACGTTTGCGCTTTTGTATTCACAGTTATAATTCGCAAGAAGAAATAAATCTTGTTTTAGAATTGGTTCGGGATTTTGTTTTTTAG
- a CDS encoding TraB/GumN family protein, whose amino-acid sequence MKNLIKSVIAVIAIIFSSYVQAQTKSSKLENTLLWEVSGNGLTKPSYLYGTVHMICSPDYFLSEKTKKAFDASNKLVLEINFADPTEMTDMQKRAMGKEPLSKLLSGEQLSKLDEILKTTTGMNVQQVDSFSLMTVMSLISMKTFGCTDMKLYEMEFIEMAKKRNIQIGGLETVNSQLDILEKAYTNDEMIKMLSESNQNETSKLVAAYKSENIDDLYNNVTDKKFTTEKTKKMILDQRNLNWVKDMPQMMKTESVFFAVGAGHLGGEFGVINLLRKAGYIVKPVMN is encoded by the coding sequence ATGAAAAATTTAATCAAATCAGTAATCGCGGTAATTGCAATTATATTTAGTTCTTATGTTCAGGCGCAGACAAAATCTTCAAAACTTGAAAACACACTTTTATGGGAAGTTTCAGGAAACGGATTAACAAAACCTTCTTATTTATACGGAACGGTTCATATGATTTGTTCGCCTGATTACTTTCTTTCAGAAAAAACAAAAAAAGCATTTGACGCTTCTAACAAGCTAGTTTTAGAAATCAATTTTGCAGATCCAACAGAAATGACAGATATGCAGAAAAGAGCAATGGGAAAAGAACCATTAAGTAAATTATTAAGTGGGGAACAATTGTCAAAATTGGACGAAATCTTAAAAACTACAACCGGAATGAATGTACAACAAGTAGATAGTTTTAGTTTAATGACGGTAATGAGTTTAATTTCGATGAAAACTTTTGGTTGCACAGATATGAAGCTTTATGAAATGGAATTTATAGAAATGGCTAAAAAAAGAAATATTCAGATTGGAGGTTTAGAAACTGTAAATTCACAACTTGATATTCTTGAAAAAGCATATACAAATGATGAAATGATTAAAATGTTAAGCGAATCAAATCAGAATGAAACGTCTAAATTAGTGGCGGCATATAAAAGTGAAAACATCGATGATTTGTATAATAACGTAACCGATAAAAAGTTTACAACTGAAAAAACAAAAAAGATGATTCTGGATCAAAGAAATTTGAATTGGGTAAAAGATATGCCACAGATGATGAAGACAGAAAGTGTGTTTTTTGCAGTAGGAGCAGGACATTTAGGAGGTGAGTTTGGAGTGATTAATTTATTAAGAAAGGCAGGATATATTGTAAAACCAGTAATGAACTAA
- a CDS encoding RNA polymerase sigma factor, with protein MKEKEQEFLNRIESHKGILYKVSKMYMDNYDDQQDLFQEIVCQLWKSYETFRNESQFSTWMYRVAVNTAIVFLRKEKRKVDKYEIASENIKEEEGDSHIKESQLDHFYKAVQKLEKIDKAIIFYQLEGFSHKEIGENLGISEGNARVKLNRAKEKLKEIIKNQGYGF; from the coding sequence TTGAAAGAAAAAGAACAAGAGTTTTTAAATCGGATAGAAAGTCATAAAGGAATTCTGTACAAGGTTTCGAAAATGTATATGGATAATTATGACGATCAGCAAGATTTGTTTCAGGAAATTGTTTGTCAGCTTTGGAAATCGTATGAAACATTTCGAAACGAAAGCCAGTTTTCGACTTGGATGTATCGAGTAGCGGTAAATACGGCGATTGTTTTTCTTAGAAAAGAAAAGCGAAAGGTTGATAAGTATGAAATTGCATCGGAGAATATTAAAGAGGAAGAAGGAGATTCGCACATCAAAGAAAGCCAACTAGATCATTTTTATAAAGCGGTACAAAAACTCGAAAAAATTGATAAAGCGATTATCTTTTATCAGTTAGAAGGTTTTTCTCATAAAGAAATCGGAGAAAATCTAGGGATTTCAGAAGGAAATGCGAGAGTCAAATTAAACCGAGCAAAAGAAAAATTAAAAGAAATAATTAAAAATCAGGGATATGGATTTTAA
- a CDS encoding T9SS sorting signal type C domain-containing protein encodes MLPFFGFAQAELSGDIVISSANPLTNFRTLALALDQIHARGVSGPVRFLLDEDQNLTSLLSINTIPYSSATNTLTIKPNTGKNITITTTMPSSSTGIPAVIRFNGTSNVIIDGSNSTLNTKNLTLINTDNLNGTARSVIWVASNGSTGSTNVTVKNTNLRFTNRNQLLTLLTGVYSGGNGLGNNNSIAENSNNGANSNISIINNETFNVKDVVNINGNANATQSPSGWKIQGNKIGTTTASEKPVRGMYINNALNYEISGNTISGVNNTLNQSNHTAAIILEGTSSGTISGNKINDIVNTVYNNGYWTAAILVRSSGATNIYNNIINNIYNTTRDNSNWDYYKKGMGIFIASGSTVNIYYNTVIMDYANGGSYSACLYTTGGNTINVRNNIFVNSQPVAASPDNKQYAIFKNGGNFGIISNNDYYVTNVSNNFLNRIDGNEYSATVAGTVPNWNTPAGDSGSKTFLPTFVTPGTDFHLQDVTINNDLTGVALSTPYTTDIDGDARVKPYMGADEVVKCVPAGDQTSFGSESWIGYVYSFTGNTAPNPAYNTLPTGTTYLGTVTESTRNFDRNVADGAVNGVTRNFCDAAPTDRFFVRYKMTANLAEAGQYNFMLGSDDGIRLYIDGVKVFERWNQHSYTVDALLQTLSAGSHQFILEYFELDGSSRAAISFGAIKGDQTLPYGINSWNVYGLTKNDLNLSNTVYAGYYVDSNVNVNSRTYWDTDKSPSSATNWQGAPLPNDNFTVSYRRQGFPCGTYRIELANSDDATQIYMNESTTPLFTQSGYTNTAAYINGGATYVLNSTSKIEVRLREDGGNANVAVNFVRVLTPYTGSETIGPNTSIVISSPTVTLGSDIQVCSCTVNSGSTFNVPSDRTLTVDEDINVLGTGKLAILSGGSLLQTSTSKTMFTGNATTSFEVQRTTNVRRYDATYWSMPVTNASFTMASLSPNTLLDKYLYYDANTGWAASLNGTMPMEVGKGYSIRAPQPFDPTTPAPFTGIFKGIPNNGNIAPAVVPNRYNLVGNPYPSAISATALINANTNLGTLYFWTHNSSPVYNPADGKSYYNNADFAAFNLSGSTETSSGALLNGQSFQGYIAAGQGFMANPKTATLIFNNTMRVSAKNKQFYKTNDSSNSGELERNRLWLNFSNDYGAFKQVLVGYIEGATNSFDINFDANTLGSNSSADFYSINESDNLTIQGRELPFDNKDIVPLGYKVATAGEYTIAIDHADGFFDTQEVYLEDLKTGKIVSLRAENYKFTTEAGTFTNRFNLRYTSKTLGTGDFENVENAVLVSVKSKIVKVTATKENIKDVQIYNIGGQLVYNNNKVDSNEVQISNLPSGNQVLLVKVVLENGSEVSKKIIFN; translated from the coding sequence TTGTTACCTTTTTTTGGATTTGCTCAAGCTGAATTGAGTGGTGATATTGTCATTAGCTCTGCAAATCCACTTACAAATTTTAGGACTCTTGCACTTGCACTTGACCAAATACATGCACGTGGAGTTAGTGGTCCAGTGAGATTTTTGCTTGATGAAGATCAGAATTTAACATCTTTGCTTTCAATCAATACCATACCATATTCAAGTGCAACTAACACGCTTACCATTAAACCAAATACTGGAAAGAACATTACTATAACCACTACAATGCCTAGTTCATCAACTGGTATTCCTGCAGTTATTAGATTTAATGGTACTAGCAACGTAATTATTGACGGAAGTAATTCGACTTTAAATACAAAAAATTTAACACTGATAAATACAGACAATTTAAACGGCACAGCAAGATCAGTCATTTGGGTTGCGAGTAATGGTTCAACCGGTTCAACAAATGTCACTGTTAAAAACACCAACTTACGTTTTACAAATCGAAATCAATTACTTACACTTTTAACTGGAGTTTATTCAGGAGGAAATGGTCTTGGAAATAATAATAGTATTGCAGAAAACTCAAATAATGGTGCTAATTCCAACATTTCGATTATTAACAACGAAACGTTCAATGTTAAAGATGTTGTTAATATTAATGGAAACGCTAATGCCACTCAATCTCCATCAGGTTGGAAAATTCAAGGAAACAAAATTGGTACTACAACCGCTTCAGAAAAACCTGTAAGAGGAATGTATATTAACAACGCTTTAAATTACGAAATCTCAGGAAATACAATATCTGGAGTTAACAATACTTTAAACCAGAGCAATCATACAGCTGCAATTATTTTGGAGGGAACGAGTAGTGGAACAATTTCAGGAAATAAAATCAATGATATTGTTAATACAGTATACAATAACGGTTACTGGACAGCCGCTATTTTAGTTAGGTCTAGCGGCGCTACTAATATTTACAATAACATTATCAATAATATTTACAATACAACAAGAGACAATTCCAACTGGGATTATTACAAAAAAGGAATGGGTATTTTTATCGCTTCCGGCTCTACAGTAAACATTTATTATAACACTGTTATTATGGATTATGCCAATGGAGGCTCTTACTCAGCATGTTTATATACAACTGGAGGTAATACCATTAATGTCAGAAACAATATCTTTGTCAATTCTCAACCTGTTGCTGCTTCACCTGATAATAAACAATATGCCATATTTAAAAATGGCGGAAATTTCGGTATAATAAGTAATAATGATTATTATGTTACAAATGTTTCGAATAACTTTCTAAATAGAATAGATGGTAATGAATACTCAGCGACAGTAGCAGGAACAGTACCTAACTGGAATACACCTGCAGGAGATTCAGGTTCTAAAACCTTCTTACCAACATTTGTTACACCAGGAACAGACTTCCATTTGCAGGATGTTACCATTAACAACGATTTAACTGGTGTAGCTTTATCAACACCTTACACAACAGATATTGATGGAGATGCAAGAGTAAAACCTTATATGGGTGCTGATGAAGTTGTGAAATGTGTACCTGCCGGAGATCAAACTTCTTTCGGTTCTGAATCTTGGATTGGATATGTTTACAGTTTTACAGGAAACACTGCTCCAAACCCAGCATACAATACTTTACCAACAGGAACAACCTATTTAGGAACTGTTACGGAAAGTACAAGAAATTTTGATAGAAATGTTGCAGATGGTGCTGTAAATGGTGTTACAAGAAATTTTTGCGACGCTGCGCCAACAGACCGATTCTTCGTTCGTTATAAAATGACAGCTAATCTTGCCGAAGCAGGACAATATAATTTTATGCTTGGAAGCGACGACGGAATTAGACTTTATATTGATGGCGTTAAAGTTTTTGAGCGTTGGAATCAGCACAGCTACACAGTTGATGCTTTACTACAAACCTTATCAGCTGGATCGCATCAATTTATTTTAGAATATTTTGAACTAGATGGTTCATCTCGTGCTGCGATTTCATTTGGGGCTATAAAAGGAGACCAAACGCTTCCTTACGGGATTAATTCTTGGAATGTTTATGGTTTAACCAAAAACGATTTAAACCTAAGCAATACAGTATATGCAGGATACTATGTAGATTCTAATGTGAATGTAAATTCAAGAACATACTGGGATACAGACAAATCTCCTTCTTCTGCAACAAATTGGCAAGGAGCCCCGTTACCTAATGATAATTTCACGGTTTCTTATAGACGTCAAGGTTTTCCTTGCGGAACTTATAGAATTGAGCTTGCAAATTCTGATGATGCCACTCAAATTTACATGAATGAAAGCACAACTCCACTATTTACTCAATCTGGATATACAAACACTGCTGCATACATAAACGGTGGAGCGACATATGTTTTAAACAGCACTTCTAAAATTGAAGTTCGTTTAAGAGAAGACGGAGGAAATGCTAACGTAGCAGTTAACTTTGTAAGAGTGCTAACACCTTATACAGGGAGCGAAACTATTGGACCAAATACTTCAATCGTAATTAGTTCACCAACTGTAACTTTGGGTTCAGACATTCAGGTTTGTTCATGTACAGTAAATTCAGGATCTACTTTTAATGTTCCAAGCGACAGAACTTTAACTGTTGATGAAGATATTAATGTACTTGGTACAGGAAAACTAGCAATATTAAGCGGAGGATCTCTTCTTCAGACTTCAACAAGTAAAACAATGTTTACTGGAAACGCAACAACATCATTTGAGGTTCAGAGAACAACAAATGTAAGACGTTATGATGCAACATACTGGTCAATGCCAGTTACAAATGCAAGTTTCACAATGGCTAGTTTATCTCCAAATACTTTACTTGATAAGTATCTTTATTATGATGCAAATACAGGTTGGGCTGCCAGTCTTAATGGAACAATGCCAATGGAAGTAGGAAAAGGTTACAGCATTAGAGCTCCACAGCCTTTTGATCCTACAACGCCAGCTCCATTTACTGGAATATTTAAAGGAATTCCAAATAATGGTAATATTGCTCCTGCTGTAGTGCCAAATAGATATAACTTAGTGGGGAATCCTTATCCATCTGCAATTAGTGCCACTGCTTTGATCAATGCAAATACAAACTTAGGTACGCTTTATTTTTGGACTCACAATTCATCTCCTGTATACAACCCAGCTGATGGCAAATCTTATTATAACAATGCCGATTTTGCGGCGTTTAACCTTTCAGGATCTACAGAAACAAGTTCGGGAGCGCTACTAAACGGTCAGTCTTTTCAAGGGTATATAGCAGCAGGACAGGGATTCATGGCTAACCCAAAAACAGCAACATTGATCTTCAATAATACGATGCGTGTTAGTGCCAAAAACAAACAATTCTACAAAACTAATGACTCTAGTAACTCAGGAGAATTAGAAAGAAATCGCTTGTGGCTTAATTTTTCTAACGACTATGGAGCATTCAAACAGGTTTTAGTTGGTTATATTGAAGGAGCAACAAATAGTTTTGACATTAACTTTGATGCCAATACTTTAGGATCTAATAGCAGCGCTGATTTTTACAGTATCAATGAATCAGACAACCTGACTATTCAAGGGCGTGAACTTCCTTTTGACAACAAAGATATTGTACCTCTAGGCTACAAGGTAGCAACTGCAGGAGAATATACCATTGCAATTGACCATGCTGACGGATTTTTCGATACCCAAGAAGTTTATTTAGAAGATTTGAAAACTGGCAAAATAGTAAGCTTACGTGCTGAAAATTATAAATTTACAACAGAAGCTGGTACTTTTACGAATCGTTTCAATCTTCGTTATACTTCTAAAACTTTAGGAACAGGAGATTTTGAAAATGTAGAAAACGCTGTTCTGGTTTCAGTAAAATCAAAAATTGTAAAAGTTACTGCAACTAAAGAAAACATCAAAGATGTACAGATTTACAATATTGGCGGTCAGTTAGTTTACAACAATAACAAAGTTGATTCAAACGAAGTACAAATTTCAAATTTACCATCTGGTAATCAAGTTTTATTAGTTAAAGTTGTTTTGGAAAACGGCTCAGAAGTTTCTAAGAAAATTATCTTTAATTAA
- a CDS encoding regulatory protein RecX — translation MKNPTKCTFTIKEALQKLEHFCAYQERCHEEVVSKLYSLKMTSDEIDTIIVKLIEDNFLNETRFACSFARGKHRIKHWGKIRITNELKARQISSANINLALKEISTEEYFEAFENLADRCWNNLSESNALKKRKKFCDYMLRRGYESNLVYEKVKELEVN, via the coding sequence ATGAAAAACCCGACGAAATGCACTTTCACTATAAAAGAAGCTTTACAAAAATTAGAACACTTTTGTGCTTATCAAGAACGATGTCATGAAGAAGTTGTGTCTAAATTATACAGCTTAAAAATGACTTCAGATGAGATTGACACTATCATTGTAAAACTTATTGAAGATAATTTTTTGAATGAAACTCGTTTTGCCTGCAGTTTTGCACGCGGTAAGCATCGCATTAAACATTGGGGGAAAATTAGAATTACAAACGAACTTAAAGCCAGACAAATTTCTTCGGCAAATATCAATTTGGCTTTAAAGGAAATTTCTACAGAAGAATATTTTGAAGCTTTCGAAAATCTAGCTGATAGATGCTGGAATAATTTATCAGAAAGCAACGCTTTAAAAAAACGTAAGAAATTTTGCGATTACATGCTTCGAAGAGGTTATGAAAGTAATTTAGTTTATGAAAAGGTAAAAGAACTAGAAGTAAACTAA